Proteins encoded together in one Lathyrus oleraceus cultivar Zhongwan6 chromosome 5, CAAS_Psat_ZW6_1.0, whole genome shotgun sequence window:
- the LOC127086773 gene encoding uncharacterized protein LOC127086773 isoform X2 yields the protein MRLIKGSKVEILVNTSRLEVEWHGARITSGNGHTYNVKYDHSSANDKALSRRVPRKAIRPCPPAMRNIEGWKVNDAVEVWNDGCWKKATVLKYMTGEFYLVGLHGSCTELKVQEIHMRMCQSWENGQWIISPKVPAKSRVMKFSQNLISNNYKVMPDVQQDNNVCSLGLDDSCLHLPSPSTLKRQCSHDSSRIQDYPRKKRAGVIMGESKRFKAVFTAPLMEKVDAIAYPQNIMGEKYMHYSLTNSTNQLYGIEKKNPCNVKTTVEQDYSCSNLSSVGSCSVISGSANEYFGDTLAGPFQDDADSLRSNPEFPDVQDVDGFYGDMLANPCQSDDNTICSDANSLDVEDAEVGCTIIPKEVVAEKIHRASVGGLHALLPMAKYDARFASSLCKLIGDLYQ from the exons ATGAGATTAATAAAAGGAAGCAAAGTAGAGATCCTTGTCAATACTTCGAGGCTTGAAGTAGAATGGCATGGTGCACGTATTACTTCTGGTAATGGGCACACTTACAATGTCAAGTATGACCATTCTAGTGCAAACGATAAGGCTCTTTCAAGGAGGGTTCCAAGGAAGGCCATCAGACCGTGTCCCCCTGCTATGAGAAATATTGAGGGTTGGAAAGTTAATGATGCTGTGGAGGTTTGGAATGACGGATGCTGGAAAAAAGCTACCGTGTTGAAGTACATGACTGGAGAATTCTACTTGGTAGGGTTGCACGGATCTTGCACGGAGCTGAAGGTTCAAGAAATTCACATGAGGATGTGCCAATCATGGGAAAACGGTCAATGGATAATTAGTCCAAAG GTACCAGCCAAGTCTAGAGTGATGAAGTTTAGCCAGAATTTGATTTCAAACAACTATAAGGTGATGCCTGATGTTCAGCAAGATAACAATGTTTGTTCACTAGGATTGGATGACAGCTGTCTCCATCTACCCTCACCTTCAACTTTGAAAAGACAGTGCTCCCATGACTCATCTCGGATTCAGGATTATCCCAGAAAAAAGAGGGCTGGTGTGATTATGGGTGAGTCTAAAAGGTTCAAAGCAGTATTCACTGCTCCATTGATGGAAAAGGTAGATGCTATTGCTTACCCACAGAATATTATGGGTGAAAAATACATGCATTATTCCCTCACTAATAGTACCAATCAATTATATGGAATAGAGAAGAAGAATCCTTGTAATGTTAAAACCACTGTAGAACAAGATTATTCTTGTAGTAATCTGAGTTcagttggcagctgtagtgtaATAAGTGGTAGTGCCAATGAATATTTTGGTGATACGTTAGCAGGTCCTTTCCAAGATGATGCAGATTCCCTTCGCAGTAATCCAGAATTTCCAGATGTTCAAGACGTTGATGGATTTTATGGTGATATGTTGGCAAATCCTTGCCAAAGTGATGACAATACCATTTGCAGTGATGCAAATTCTCTAGATGTTGAAGACGCAGAGGTAGGATGCACCATTATCCCAAAAGAGGTTGTAGCCGAAAAAATCCATAG GGCCAGTGTAGGAGGCTTGCATGCCTTGCTTCCAATGGCTAAATATGATGCTAGGTTTGCCTCTTCTCTCTGCAAATTAATTGGTGACCTCTACCAATAA
- the LOC127086773 gene encoding uncharacterized protein LOC127086773 isoform X1, which translates to MRLIKGSKVEILVNTSRLEVEWHGARITSGNGHTYNVKYDHSSANDKALSRRVPRKAIRPCPPAMRNIEGWKVNDAVEVWNDGCWKKATVLKYMTGEFYLVGLHGSCTELKVQEIHMRMCQSWENGQWIISPKVPAKSRVMKFSQNLISNNYKVMPDVQQDNNVCSLGLDDSCLHLPSPSTLKRQCSHDSSRIQDYPRKKRAGVIMGESKRFKAVFTAPLMEKVDAIAYPQNIMGEKYMHYSLTNSTNQLYGIEKKNPCNVKTTVEQDYSCSNLSSVGSCSVISGSANEYFGDTLAGPFQDDADSLRSNPEFPDVQDVDGFYGDMLANPCQSDDNTICSDANSLDVEDAEVGCTIIPKEVVAEKIHRLELNAYHCTLEAMYASGPLSWEKEEVLTNLRISLNISNDEHLIGIKNLVSGVPNF; encoded by the exons ATGAGATTAATAAAAGGAAGCAAAGTAGAGATCCTTGTCAATACTTCGAGGCTTGAAGTAGAATGGCATGGTGCACGTATTACTTCTGGTAATGGGCACACTTACAATGTCAAGTATGACCATTCTAGTGCAAACGATAAGGCTCTTTCAAGGAGGGTTCCAAGGAAGGCCATCAGACCGTGTCCCCCTGCTATGAGAAATATTGAGGGTTGGAAAGTTAATGATGCTGTGGAGGTTTGGAATGACGGATGCTGGAAAAAAGCTACCGTGTTGAAGTACATGACTGGAGAATTCTACTTGGTAGGGTTGCACGGATCTTGCACGGAGCTGAAGGTTCAAGAAATTCACATGAGGATGTGCCAATCATGGGAAAACGGTCAATGGATAATTAGTCCAAAG GTACCAGCCAAGTCTAGAGTGATGAAGTTTAGCCAGAATTTGATTTCAAACAACTATAAGGTGATGCCTGATGTTCAGCAAGATAACAATGTTTGTTCACTAGGATTGGATGACAGCTGTCTCCATCTACCCTCACCTTCAACTTTGAAAAGACAGTGCTCCCATGACTCATCTCGGATTCAGGATTATCCCAGAAAAAAGAGGGCTGGTGTGATTATGGGTGAGTCTAAAAGGTTCAAAGCAGTATTCACTGCTCCATTGATGGAAAAGGTAGATGCTATTGCTTACCCACAGAATATTATGGGTGAAAAATACATGCATTATTCCCTCACTAATAGTACCAATCAATTATATGGAATAGAGAAGAAGAATCCTTGTAATGTTAAAACCACTGTAGAACAAGATTATTCTTGTAGTAATCTGAGTTcagttggcagctgtagtgtaATAAGTGGTAGTGCCAATGAATATTTTGGTGATACGTTAGCAGGTCCTTTCCAAGATGATGCAGATTCCCTTCGCAGTAATCCAGAATTTCCAGATGTTCAAGACGTTGATGGATTTTATGGTGATATGTTGGCAAATCCTTGCCAAAGTGATGACAATACCATTTGCAGTGATGCAAATTCTCTAGATGTTGAAGACGCAGAGGTAGGATGCACCATTATCCCAAAAGAGGTTGTAGCCGAAAAAATCCATAGGTTAGAGTTGAATGCTTATCACTGTACCTTAGAGGCAATGTATGCTTCCGGTCCTTTAAGTTGGGAAAAAGAAGAAGTATTGACTAATCTTCGTATTTCACTCAATATATCAAACGATGAACATTTGATAGGGATAAAGAACTTAGTTTCCGGTGTTCCGAATTTTTAA